The Zobellia alginiliquefaciens genome contains a region encoding:
- a CDS encoding tyrosine-type recombinase/integrase yields the protein MFKGRSITLKHLLINNVKHIGLQFKSDKVIQALVEKLPHICWSQEYGMYHVLNNKTNLSTLWSTFRGEVWINGNYFFENSHGLNPDKPHNINWYRNRELKEGFKRCPEEYLDKLELSRYAENTVKTYVHHFETFINHFHGIPPNAITEIEVRKYLQKLTRDVRSHSYLNQAVNSIKFYFEVVMGMPNRFYNIERPIKQKQLPKVLSKEEVLSLIEYTRNLKHRCIISLLYSAGLRRSELLNLKIDDIDGKRMLICVKATKGNKDRMTVLSPTLLKELRAYYKEYRPQHYLFEGPGQKAYTASSVLKITYMAAMRPGIMLRHSFATHLLENGTDIRHIQLLLGNSSTKTTEVYTHVAETSFKSIKNLLS from the coding sequence ATGTTTAAAGGTAGAAGCATTACGTTAAAACATTTATTGATAAATAACGTAAAACATATTGGACTCCAGTTCAAATCTGATAAAGTAATCCAAGCGCTTGTGGAGAAATTACCACACATATGTTGGAGCCAGGAATATGGCATGTATCATGTCCTCAACAATAAAACCAACCTTAGTACACTTTGGAGTACATTTCGTGGAGAGGTCTGGATAAACGGAAATTATTTTTTCGAGAATAGCCATGGACTAAACCCAGACAAACCCCATAACATAAACTGGTACAGGAACAGGGAGCTGAAAGAAGGTTTTAAAAGATGTCCGGAAGAGTACCTGGACAAGTTGGAATTAAGCAGATATGCGGAAAATACGGTAAAGACCTACGTACACCATTTTGAAACCTTTATAAATCATTTTCACGGCATACCACCCAATGCCATTACTGAGATAGAGGTAAGGAAGTATTTGCAAAAGCTAACAAGGGATGTCCGTTCACACTCTTATTTAAACCAAGCAGTCAACAGCATCAAATTCTATTTTGAGGTGGTCATGGGTATGCCCAACCGCTTCTATAACATTGAACGGCCCATTAAACAAAAACAACTGCCCAAAGTACTTTCAAAAGAAGAAGTTCTAAGCCTTATTGAGTATACCCGCAACTTAAAACATCGCTGTATCATTTCCCTATTATATTCGGCAGGCCTTAGAAGAAGTGAGCTTCTGAACTTAAAAATAGACGATATAGATGGAAAGCGAATGCTTATCTGCGTTAAGGCGACCAAGGGCAATAAAGATAGAATGACCGTCCTAAGCCCCACACTCTTAAAAGAACTACGTGCTTATTACAAAGAGTATAGACCACAGCACTATCTATTTGAAGGCCCCGGTCAAAAAGCCTATACCGCTTCAAGTGTATTAAAAATTACCTATATGGCTGCCATGAGACCGGGCATCATGTTACGTCATAGCTTTGCTACCCACCTTCTTGAAAACGGCACTGATATAAGGCACATTCAACTGCTGCTAGGCAACAGTAGTACCAAAACCACGGAAGTTTACACCCATGTGGCAGAAACCTCGTTTAAAAGCATAAAAAATCTCTTATCTTAG
- a CDS encoding type II toxin-antitoxin system RelE/ParE family toxin: MKPKFEVVFLEQAIDFMSKIDAKAKKKIYYNLDKAKLENDPKLFKKLTDDIWEFRTLYQGIQYRLFAFWDKTDKTETFVLSTHGMVKKVSKVPKSQIEKALKIRAEYFDL; the protein is encoded by the coding sequence ATGAAACCAAAATTTGAGGTAGTTTTTCTTGAGCAGGCTATAGACTTTATGAGTAAAATAGATGCAAAAGCCAAAAAGAAAATCTATTACAATTTGGATAAAGCGAAACTCGAAAATGACCCAAAACTGTTTAAAAAACTGACAGATGATATTTGGGAATTCAGAACGCTTTATCAAGGAATTCAATACAGACTTTTTGCTTTTTGGGATAAAACGGACAAAACCGAAACTTTTGTTTTGTCAACTCACGGAATGGTTAAAAAAGTGAGTAAAGTTCCAAAATCACAAATAGAGAAAGCATTGAAAATTAGAGCTGAATATTTTGACCTATAA
- a CDS encoding helix-turn-helix domain-containing protein → MKMMTLDQMKDKDIGKVGTPERDKYEFDLRMEVLGDMIKSVRKERNLTQEQLGELIGVQKSQISKLERNTKNVTIETILKVFRALKANVRFSVEMNEFEFKVA, encoded by the coding sequence ATGAAAATGATGACACTTGACCAAATGAAGGACAAGGACATCGGAAAAGTTGGAACACCAGAACGAGACAAATACGAATTTGACTTGCGAATGGAAGTGCTCGGCGATATGATTAAGTCTGTCCGAAAAGAAAGGAATTTGACACAAGAACAACTTGGAGAATTAATTGGAGTTCAAAAATCGCAAATATCAAAATTGGAACGAAATACAAAGAATGTGACTATCGAAACCATTTTAAAAGTATTTCGAGCATTAAAGGCTAACGTTCGATTTAGTGTGGAAATGAACGAATTTGAATTCAAAGTAGCGTAA
- a CDS encoding SDR family NAD(P)-dependent oxidoreductase, with protein sequence MSKQKVWFITGASKGMGLEITKAVLSNGGKVIATSRNTDTLLEKIEEQEGNLLPIKLDITNEKDVENAISKGIDEFGQIDVVVNNAGYNLLGNIEEISDAEFRKTMDVNVFAMTNIIRNVLPHLRKQKSGHIINTASMMGYMSYPANGSYSASKYAVIGLSEALAQEVAPFGIKVTILAPGTFRTNFMNEDTLNVAENKIDTYNLNKQVEQFIGFDGKQLGNPKKLAEVVLKLIEMPNPPLHLPLGSDSYNAILEVRKNEKEEMEKWKALSLSTDFE encoded by the coding sequence ATGAGTAAACAGAAAGTTTGGTTCATTACAGGAGCGTCTAAAGGGATGGGACTTGAAATCACAAAAGCGGTTTTAAGTAATGGCGGTAAAGTCATTGCAACTTCTCGAAATACGGACACGCTTTTGGAAAAAATTGAAGAACAAGAAGGAAATTTGCTTCCAATAAAGCTGGACATCACTAATGAAAAAGATGTTGAAAATGCGATTTCAAAAGGCATAGATGAATTTGGACAAATAGATGTTGTGGTCAATAATGCAGGGTATAACCTGTTGGGTAATATTGAAGAAATAAGTGATGCCGAATTTAGAAAAACAATGGATGTAAATGTTTTTGCAATGACCAATATTATTAGAAATGTCCTCCCACATTTACGTAAGCAAAAATCGGGGCATATCATCAATACTGCGTCTATGATGGGTTATATGAGTTATCCCGCTAACGGAAGCTATAGTGCATCTAAATATGCGGTTATTGGACTGTCAGAGGCACTTGCTCAAGAAGTCGCTCCTTTTGGCATAAAAGTAACTATCCTTGCTCCAGGAACATTTCGTACAAATTTTATGAATGAGGATACACTCAATGTTGCGGAAAATAAAATTGACACCTATAATTTAAATAAGCAGGTTGAACAGTTTATTGGGTTCGATGGCAAACAATTAGGGAATCCTAAAAAATTAGCAGAGGTAGTACTTAAACTTATAGAAATGCCGAATCCTCCCTTGCATCTTCCTTTAGGTTCTGATAGTTACAATGCCATTTTGGAAGTTCGTAAAAACGAAAAGGAAGAAATGGAAAAATGGAAAGCCTTATCTTTATCAACTGATTTTGAATAA
- a CDS encoding helix-turn-helix domain-containing protein, whose translation MIDFEHLKFYSNEIWSSFYYDFYCVAIKKEASGKFRYGQGHYDFDEGLMSFTKPGQIFSVTNPVDDPVSGYMMVFKPDLIRHYQLGKIIGNYGFFYYSTAEALHLSEKEDNIIMSLMHQMQDELKNNIDHYSQDLIVSHIDLLLNYAKRFHNRQFLTRSSVNKDIVVKMEKLMDAYLKSDATLSGVPTVNYFAEKLNISPNYLSDLLKNATGRNAQTHIQESIVERAKELLSTTNLSIKEIAYDLGFEYPQSFSTMFKKNTQQTPLQFRASFN comes from the coding sequence GTGATTGATTTTGAGCATTTGAAATTCTATTCCAATGAAATTTGGAGCAGCTTTTATTATGATTTCTATTGTGTAGCTATTAAAAAAGAGGCTTCAGGCAAGTTTAGGTACGGACAAGGTCATTATGATTTTGATGAAGGCCTGATGAGTTTTACCAAGCCAGGTCAAATCTTTTCTGTCACGAATCCTGTGGATGACCCCGTGTCAGGATATATGATGGTTTTTAAACCTGATCTTATACGACATTATCAATTAGGTAAGATTATAGGTAATTATGGATTCTTCTACTATTCTACCGCAGAAGCGCTTCACCTTTCTGAAAAAGAGGACAATATCATTATGTCACTGATGCATCAAATGCAGGATGAACTAAAAAATAACATTGACCATTATAGTCAGGATTTAATAGTATCGCACATTGACTTGCTTCTCAATTACGCAAAGCGTTTTCACAATAGGCAGTTTTTGACACGAAGTTCTGTGAATAAGGACATTGTAGTAAAAATGGAAAAATTAATGGATGCGTACCTAAAAAGTGATGCTACACTATCGGGTGTTCCAACGGTCAACTATTTTGCAGAGAAACTCAATATCTCTCCCAATTATTTGAGTGATTTATTAAAAAATGCTACCGGTAGAAATGCACAAACCCATATTCAAGAATCCATAGTTGAAAGAGCGAAAGAACTGCTTTCCACAACTAATTTAAGTATAAAGGAAATCGCTTATGATTTGGGGTTTGAATACCCTCAATCATTCAGTACTATGTTTAAAAAAAACACACAACAAACACCATTGCAATTCAGGGCATCATTTAATTGA
- a CDS encoding IS1182 family transposase has product MEYQQKQSRTQLTLYTTCLDDMIAEENSARTIDRFVDGLDLQALGFGPMASQGRPPYDPADLLKLYIYGYLNRIRSSRNLELECARNIELMWLLGNLKPDHNTIARFRKDNPKAIKRVFRATVSIARNHELIGAILIAGDSTKLRAQNSKKNNFNLKKVARHLEYIDKKLEEHQQELAEADGDRKEDIRKLAENRERQRERYLRIQEELRADTSTENPQISTSDPDSRHQIVRGTITEVCYTAQTTVDADHKLLIDYKITNQNDKKAMGGMLRRAKAILSTNAFTALYDKGYHTGSEFKVADDLGVDTLVAVPGIGRASQAPDPAYNAEHFNYDPQRDSYRCPQRHELTSNGNWYRARNYRFKQYKTKACKNCPVRNRCTSAKQNGKILQRSEFTTFIERNARRVEEQPDVYKKRQALVEHPFGTIKRQWGFDHIITKKGIPAAGADFGLIALAYNLKRLIKLGWKPEIRENHRTNILKKPLLTVKRLKDGVLSHISEFMKIPPSFRPISRISQIV; this is encoded by the coding sequence ATGGAGTATCAACAGAAACAATCCCGTACCCAGCTTACCCTCTACACCACTTGTTTGGATGATATGATCGCCGAGGAAAATTCGGCACGCACCATTGACCGTTTTGTGGACGGTCTGGACCTACAGGCCTTAGGGTTTGGGCCCATGGCATCGCAAGGGCGTCCGCCCTATGACCCCGCCGATCTCTTGAAGCTTTACATCTATGGGTATTTGAACCGGATACGTTCGTCCAGAAATTTAGAGTTGGAGTGTGCCCGCAACATCGAACTGATGTGGCTGCTCGGCAACCTAAAACCAGACCATAATACTATTGCCCGTTTTAGAAAGGACAATCCCAAGGCGATAAAACGGGTGTTCCGAGCCACGGTGTCCATAGCCAGGAACCACGAGCTGATCGGCGCAATCCTCATTGCCGGAGATTCCACCAAACTCAGGGCGCAGAACAGCAAAAAGAACAACTTTAACCTAAAGAAGGTCGCACGCCACCTGGAATACATCGATAAAAAGCTCGAAGAACACCAACAGGAGCTGGCCGAGGCGGACGGCGACCGAAAGGAGGATATCCGTAAACTGGCAGAAAACAGGGAACGACAAAGGGAAAGATATCTCCGTATCCAAGAGGAACTACGGGCGGACACCTCCACGGAAAACCCACAGATATCCACAAGCGATCCCGATAGCCGCCACCAAATCGTCAGGGGCACCATAACGGAAGTCTGTTATACCGCACAGACAACGGTGGATGCCGACCATAAGCTCCTGATCGATTACAAGATCACCAACCAAAACGACAAAAAGGCCATGGGCGGTATGCTCAGAAGGGCAAAGGCCATTTTGAGCACCAACGCTTTTACCGCATTATATGACAAAGGCTACCATACCGGAAGCGAGTTCAAGGTGGCCGACGACCTTGGGGTCGACACCCTGGTGGCCGTGCCCGGTATCGGCCGTGCCAGCCAGGCACCGGACCCGGCATATAATGCCGAACATTTCAACTACGACCCACAACGGGACAGCTATCGCTGCCCACAGCGCCATGAGCTTACCAGTAACGGAAACTGGTACAGGGCACGCAACTATCGGTTCAAACAATACAAAACGAAAGCGTGCAAAAATTGCCCGGTGCGCAACCGATGCACATCGGCAAAGCAAAATGGAAAGATATTGCAGCGCAGCGAATTCACAACGTTTATCGAACGTAACGCCCGTAGGGTAGAGGAGCAACCAGATGTTTACAAAAAACGGCAGGCCCTTGTCGAACATCCTTTCGGTACCATAAAAAGGCAATGGGGCTTTGACCACATCATCACCAAAAAGGGAATCCCTGCGGCCGGTGCAGACTTTGGGCTTATTGCATTGGCGTATAATTTAAAAAGACTTATCAAATTAGGTTGGAAGCCCGAAATCAGGGAAAATCACCGAACGAACATCTTAAAAAAGCCTCTTCTAACCGTTAAAAGGCTGAAAGATGGGGTCCTGTCCCATATATCCGAATTTATGAAAATCCCCCCATCTTTCAGGCCCATATCTCGTATATCCCAAATTGTGTAA
- a CDS encoding tyrosine-type recombinase/integrase — protein sequence MKLNYTEPKIFTGGVDITQWSALDKKQRNDALAKAWFVYFSFRDPDTGKLKKQPFIKAGANRFKGKTKRLQFLKVLQRNLLLLLEAGFDPYRDNTELEDEFRRRAIKEERPINNFPAKKEVENESTAAGNRERIDLANENAKPNPVPISEIENNVVDENKVSVAEAFELGLNIKESTLNDNSFKKQKSRITKFERWLAENEVDVSDINNIDKKTVVRHLNDVLRTSSPRNRNNTRTALSALFGTLENNELIDDNFIRKINILKSVPKRNKTYTPKQLAEIDSHLMNNDLLMRMFVQMVSYNMLRPIEICRLKVGDIDINDKKIYVKAKNKPVKIKIIPDIMLGQLPDLSKMDAKHSLFTPQGFGGEWNLADNDKRNYFSKRFKKVKDHFNLGNEYGLYSFRHTYITMLYREMIKTGTPEEVKSKLMLITGHATLDALEKYLRDIDAELPQDYSNLLNRSINKTDK from the coding sequence ATGAAATTGAACTACACCGAACCTAAAATCTTTACAGGTGGTGTCGATATCACCCAATGGTCCGCCCTTGACAAAAAGCAACGCAACGATGCCCTTGCAAAAGCCTGGTTTGTATATTTCTCTTTCAGGGACCCTGATACCGGCAAACTAAAAAAGCAACCTTTTATCAAAGCCGGAGCCAACCGCTTCAAAGGAAAAACTAAACGTTTACAGTTCTTAAAAGTGCTACAACGAAACCTCCTTCTGTTATTGGAAGCCGGATTCGACCCTTATAGAGACAATACAGAGTTAGAAGACGAATTTAGAAGGAGAGCAATAAAAGAAGAACGCCCCATAAACAACTTTCCAGCGAAGAAAGAAGTGGAAAATGAATCTACAGCAGCAGGAAATAGAGAGCGTATTGACCTTGCCAATGAAAACGCTAAACCAAATCCAGTACCTATTTCAGAAATAGAAAACAATGTGGTGGACGAGAACAAAGTTTCAGTGGCCGAAGCATTCGAACTGGGCCTAAACATTAAAGAGAGCACATTGAACGATAATTCGTTCAAGAAGCAGAAAAGTCGAATAACCAAGTTTGAAAGATGGCTTGCCGAAAATGAGGTGGATGTTTCCGATATTAATAACATTGACAAAAAGACCGTAGTGCGCCACCTGAACGATGTTTTGCGCACCTCCAGTCCTAGAAACAGGAACAATACCAGAACCGCTCTCAGTGCGCTCTTTGGCACCTTGGAGAACAATGAACTAATCGATGACAACTTTATACGTAAGATAAACATACTGAAATCCGTTCCGAAGCGAAACAAGACCTACACACCCAAACAGTTGGCGGAAATTGACTCACATCTTATGAACAATGACCTTTTGATGCGGATGTTCGTCCAAATGGTCAGCTATAATATGTTGAGGCCTATAGAAATATGTCGCCTTAAAGTAGGTGATATTGACATCAATGACAAGAAAATATATGTCAAAGCCAAGAACAAACCTGTTAAGATAAAGATCATACCCGATATAATGCTTGGGCAATTGCCGGACCTTTCCAAGATGGACGCCAAACATTCCCTGTTCACTCCACAAGGCTTTGGCGGAGAATGGAACCTTGCCGATAACGACAAACGGAACTACTTTTCCAAACGCTTTAAAAAAGTAAAAGACCATTTTAATTTGGGCAATGAATATGGGCTGTACAGTTTCAGACATACGTATATAACCATGCTCTACCGTGAGATGATAAAAACGGGGACGCCTGAAGAGGTTAAAAGCAAACTGATGCTCATTACGGGCCATGCCACCCTTGATGCACTTGAAAAATACCTTAGGGACATAGATGCCGAACTACCCCAGGATTACTCAAACCTATTGAACCGATCCATCAACAAAACCGACAAATGA
- a CDS encoding RNA polymerase sigma factor, which produces MKRQFNNQDLLIEGLKNGDEIAYVHLIEQYHNRLCNYANSLIKDDLIAEDIVQNVFVQIWEKRKKLKHELSLESYLYKSVHNKFIDEYRKGKAVMALEKKYMTALELAIDEKDEVQEQKILTILFDAIHQLPPKCKQIFLMSKKEGLTNIEISECLNLSKKTVENQITKAFRILRNKMGEKYETILMVIFQNTSNPVS; this is translated from the coding sequence ATGAAAAGGCAATTTAACAATCAAGATTTACTGATTGAAGGTTTAAAAAACGGTGATGAAATTGCATATGTTCATCTCATAGAACAGTATCACAATAGATTATGCAACTATGCTAATAGCTTGATTAAAGATGACCTAATAGCTGAGGATATTGTTCAAAATGTATTTGTCCAAATATGGGAAAAACGAAAGAAGCTCAAACACGAACTATCCTTGGAAAGCTACCTATACAAATCAGTCCATAATAAGTTTATTGACGAATATAGAAAGGGAAAGGCCGTTATGGCTTTAGAAAAGAAATATATGACCGCCCTGGAACTTGCCATTGATGAAAAAGACGAGGTGCAAGAGCAGAAGATACTTACTATCCTTTTTGACGCTATTCACCAATTGCCTCCAAAATGCAAACAAATTTTTCTTATGAGCAAAAAAGAAGGTCTTACCAATATTGAGATATCTGAATGTCTAAACCTCTCTAAAAAAACTGTTGAGAACCAAATAACGAAAGCTTTCCGCATTTTAAGAAATAAGATGGGAGAAAAGTATGAAACTATATTGATGGTAATATTTCAGAATACCAGCAATCCAGTAAGCTAA
- a CDS encoding aminotransferase class I/II-fold pyridoxal phosphate-dependent enzyme, with product MNIRTFDLERIQSLYENTVPINLTESGFHPYTLEELLSVDQIKMLSSTVLGYGQTNGSIPLRQIVSSLYPNCNEDNVLVTNGSAEANFIACHTILKPGDEMVMMVPNYMQIWGIVEEMGCTPKKFHLREENNWKPDLEELESKMNSKTKMIALCNPNNPTGYVLTENEMKSVVEIAKKYDAWIYCDEVYKGADLDGIEKHSFYGMYDKVMVNGGLSKAYALPGLRLGWLVGPEELIADTWAYHDYTSLTAGILSHKIGEIVLQPEKRKEVLNRNISMLNENLKITQQWADEHSNSLTFVPPKAGGMVFIKYNYPINSTELSDWLRLEKGVFILAGDVYGMDNHFRIGIGAEKKELLKGYSILSKALNERFDI from the coding sequence ATGAACATTAGAACTTTTGACCTTGAACGTATTCAATCCTTATATGAGAATACAGTTCCAATTAATTTAACCGAAAGTGGTTTTCATCCATATACCTTAGAGGAGTTATTGAGCGTAGACCAAATAAAAATGCTTTCTTCTACGGTTTTAGGGTATGGACAAACTAATGGTTCAATACCATTAAGACAAATTGTTTCTTCACTATATCCTAATTGTAATGAAGATAATGTTTTAGTAACTAATGGTTCTGCAGAAGCTAACTTTATTGCTTGTCATACCATTTTAAAACCAGGAGACGAAATGGTAATGATGGTACCAAATTATATGCAAATTTGGGGTATTGTTGAAGAAATGGGATGTACTCCTAAAAAATTTCATTTAAGAGAAGAAAATAACTGGAAACCTGATTTGGAAGAATTAGAATCTAAAATGAATTCTAAAACAAAAATGATTGCTCTATGCAACCCTAACAATCCTACTGGATATGTACTAACAGAAAACGAGATGAAATCTGTAGTTGAAATAGCTAAAAAATATGATGCTTGGATTTATTGTGATGAAGTTTACAAAGGAGCAGATTTAGATGGTATTGAAAAGCATAGTTTTTATGGAATGTACGATAAAGTAATGGTAAATGGCGGGCTTTCAAAAGCATATGCGCTTCCTGGTTTACGTTTAGGCTGGCTAGTAGGCCCAGAAGAATTAATTGCTGATACTTGGGCTTATCATGATTATACTTCATTAACAGCTGGGATTTTAAGTCATAAAATAGGAGAAATAGTTTTACAACCAGAAAAAAGGAAAGAGGTTTTAAACAGAAACATTTCAATGCTAAACGAAAATCTCAAAATTACTCAACAATGGGCAGATGAACATAGCAATTCATTAACTTTTGTACCTCCAAAAGCAGGAGGAATGGTTTTTATAAAATATAATTACCCAATTAATTCGACAGAGTTATCAGATTGGTTACGTTTAGAAAAAGGAGTTTTTATTTTAGCAGGTGATGTATATGGAATGGATAATCACTTTAGAATAGGAATCGGAGCTGAAAAGAAAGAACTTTTAAAGGGGTATAGTATTTTAAGTAAAGCTCTTAATGAACGATTTGATATTTAA